In Lascolabacillus massiliensis, a single genomic region encodes these proteins:
- a CDS encoding DUF4886 domain-containing protein yields the protein MRKSVILILSILISVTSIYGKQIKLLAIGNSFSDDAIEHYLYGLAEANGDTIVIGNMYIGGCSLETHYNNSKDNSSNYSYRKIVNGVKTETPDYRLIDAITDEDWDYISFQQVSSEAGIYESYFPYLDELKEYVKKNATNSNVQFVLHLTWAYEQSSTHSGFANYNNYQSQMHNAIIDASFRAAEKAGIDIVIPVGTAIQNGRSSSLGDTFCRDGYHLELTYGRYTASCTWYEKLFGKSVLGNSYVPDKITPYQAWIAQLAAHAAVAKPTSVTPIWVYEITQYITK from the coding sequence ATGAGAAAATCTGTTATACTTATACTTTCTATACTAATATCAGTAACATCGATATATGGCAAACAGATTAAGCTTCTGGCCATAGGCAATAGTTTTTCAGATGATGCAATAGAGCACTACCTTTATGGACTGGCGGAAGCTAATGGAGATACCATAGTAATTGGTAATATGTATATTGGAGGTTGCTCATTAGAAACACATTATAATAATTCAAAGGATAATTCAAGTAACTATTCATATAGAAAGATTGTCAATGGAGTAAAAACTGAAACTCCCGACTACAGACTGATTGATGCAATAACAGATGAGGATTGGGATTACATATCATTTCAGCAGGTAAGTTCAGAAGCTGGAATTTATGAATCATATTTTCCTTATCTCGATGAACTAAAAGAGTATGTGAAAAAAAACGCAACAAACAGTAATGTTCAGTTTGTATTGCACCTGACATGGGCTTATGAACAGTCATCTACACATTCAGGTTTTGCAAATTACAATAATTATCAATCCCAGATGCACAATGCAATAATTGACGCCTCTTTCAGAGCTGCAGAGAAAGCCGGAATAGATATTGTAATACCTGTGGGAACAGCTATCCAGAATGGCAGGTCAAGTAGTCTGGGAGATACATTTTGCAGAGATGGGTATCATTTAGAATTAACATATGGAAGATATACAGCATCCTGTACCTGGTATGAGAAGTTGTTTGGGAAATCAGTTCTCGGAAATAGTTATGTGCCAGATAAAATCACACCATACCAAGCATGGATTGCTCAGCTTGCCGCACATGCTGCAGTAGCTAAGCCAACTTCAGTAACTCCAATCTGGGTTTATGAAATCACACAATATATTACTAAATAG
- a CDS encoding ATP-binding cassette domain-containing protein, with protein sequence MSIKQESASGWLSKRMAGARGYYISASFFTLLSAGCFIVFSWYLSVFAANWLDNGIIVPDTLLIASAFLAGRYLFANIESRLNYNAGNAIVANIKKELFPVLLHDNKLSSTDSALYVTKVSDDLKPYFSFFVPYSVATVLVSILLLVICFLTEKWVAMILMISLFVIPIQMAVIGIGAESIHKKHTDLFLKYSAVFYNRIKTIAETVNLDNFIPQYKFLSRKSEELNKATTDVMRVAILSSAILELFVTIAIAAIAIYLGMSLMGIMNGPNYGMGYNFGTALFLLTITPYFFFYIRKFVSAYHDRNKALAAADLLMPMLKNKNVYIKDSMDEPCSSLIIEDLNFSYPDSPVKVLHNINHKFPERGLVLVKGISGSGKSTLLKICTGSLQVSEGIIEVNGKDNSWSQQWLKENSSYMNQFPFIFDGSLRYNVFLKKEIEKGINYPEFMNNILIKKENGWDTELTNNGVQLSGGERQLVTLARMMLHPKPVAILDEPTSNLDSLTTELIISEIVKMAEERLVIVASHEQRFELFADNVINLNWGEQMNYA encoded by the coding sequence ATGAGTATTAAACAAGAGAGTGCCTCCGGTTGGCTCAGTAAGAGAATGGCAGGTGCTCGTGGCTATTATATATCTGCCTCTTTTTTCACACTGTTAAGTGCTGGCTGTTTCATAGTCTTCAGCTGGTACTTGTCTGTATTTGCCGCTAACTGGCTCGACAATGGAATTATAGTTCCTGATACATTATTAATTGCATCTGCTTTTCTTGCAGGAAGATATCTGTTTGCTAATATAGAGTCGAGGTTGAATTATAATGCCGGTAATGCTATTGTTGCCAATATTAAAAAGGAGCTTTTCCCGGTTCTTTTACATGACAATAAATTAAGCTCTACCGATAGTGCACTATATGTAACTAAAGTAAGCGATGATTTAAAACCATATTTTTCATTTTTTGTCCCATACTCAGTTGCTACAGTTCTGGTTAGCATATTATTACTGGTGATCTGTTTCTTAACAGAAAAATGGGTTGCAATGATACTCATGATCTCTTTATTCGTAATCCCAATACAGATGGCTGTAATAGGAATAGGTGCTGAATCAATTCACAAAAAACACACAGATCTTTTTCTGAAATACTCTGCTGTTTTTTATAACAGGATAAAAACTATTGCTGAAACAGTTAACCTGGATAATTTTATACCTCAGTACAAATTCCTGTCACGTAAAAGTGAAGAACTTAATAAAGCTACAACAGATGTAATGAGGGTAGCTATACTGTCATCAGCTATTCTGGAATTATTTGTAACAATTGCTATTGCGGCAATTGCAATTTATCTCGGCATGAGCTTGATGGGGATAATGAATGGTCCGAATTATGGAATGGGTTATAACTTCGGAACTGCCCTGTTTTTATTGACTATTACACCATACTTCTTCTTCTATATTAGAAAGTTTGTGAGTGCGTATCACGACCGCAATAAGGCTCTGGCAGCAGCAGATTTACTTATGCCTATGCTTAAAAATAAAAATGTTTATATTAAAGATAGCATGGATGAACCCTGTAGTAGTCTTATAATTGAAGATCTTAATTTCTCATATCCCGACTCACCAGTTAAAGTTTTACATAATATCAACCATAAATTTCCGGAAAGAGGACTTGTACTGGTGAAAGGTATCTCCGGTTCGGGAAAATCTACTTTGCTGAAGATCTGTACGGGAAGTCTTCAAGTGAGTGAAGGGATCATTGAAGTGAATGGGAAGGATAATTCCTGGTCACAACAATGGTTGAAAGAAAACAGTTCATATATGAATCAGTTCCCTTTTATTTTTGATGGATCTTTGAGATATAACGTATTTCTGAAAAAAGAGATAGAAAAGGGGATTAATTACCCAGAATTTATGAACAATATTTTAATAAAAAAAGAGAATGGATGGGATACCGAACTCACTAATAATGGGGTACAGTTATCGGGTGGTGAGCGGCAACTTGTCACTCTCGCCAGAATGATGCTCCATCCAAAACCGGTGGCCATTTTGGATGAACCAACATCTAATCTTGACTCTTTAACAACTGAATTGATCATATCTGAGATTGTGAAAATGGCTGAGGAGCGACTAGTGATTGTAGCCTCTCACGAACAGCGTTTTGAATTGTTTGCCGATAATGTTATTAACTTAAATTGGGGAGAGCAGATGAATTATGCGTGA
- the aspS gene encoding aspartate--tRNA ligase yields the protein MYRSKTCGELRLTDVNSEVTLAGWVSKIRKMGGMTFIDLRDRYGITQLSFNQEVNNNLCEQANKLGREWVIQVNGIVKERSSKNSNIPTGDIEIIATELTVLNASKTPPFTIETETDGGDELRMKYRYLDLRRSVVRQNLELRHKMTFETRRYLDERNFLEVETPVLIGSTPEGARDFIVPSRMNQGEFYALPQSPQLFKQLLMVSGFDRYFQIVKCFRDEDLRADRQPEFTQIDCEMSFVNQEDVLNMFEGLTKHLFKNIKNIELPDFPRISYADAMKLYGSDKPDIRFGMTFTEIKDLTTGQGFGVFDDAEYVAAICAEGCASYTRKQVDELTDFVKRPQVGAKGLIYVRYNEDGTVKSSVDKFYSEEILKTWIERCDAKPGDLLLVLAGETEKTQKQLNELRLEMGNRLGLRDKNDYKCLWVVDFPLLEKDEELGRFFAKHHPFTSPKPEDIPLLDSDPGAVRANAYDMVINGVEIGGGSIRIHDSQLQQKMFSVLGFSEEQAESQFGFLMNAFKYGAPPHGGIAFGLDRFVSIFAGLDSIRDTIAFPKNTAGRDVMIDAPSKVALEQLDELGIMLKPIESK from the coding sequence ATGTACAGAAGTAAGACATGTGGCGAGTTACGACTGACCGATGTAAACAGTGAAGTAACATTAGCAGGATGGGTATCTAAGATTCGTAAGATGGGTGGTATGACTTTTATTGATCTTAGGGATCGATATGGCATAACACAGCTTTCATTCAATCAGGAGGTGAATAATAACCTATGTGAACAGGCTAATAAGCTTGGGCGCGAGTGGGTTATTCAGGTTAATGGTATAGTTAAAGAGCGTAGCAGCAAAAACAGCAATATTCCTACGGGAGACATTGAGATTATTGCTACGGAACTTACTGTATTGAATGCTTCCAAAACTCCTCCGTTTACTATTGAAACCGAGACTGATGGTGGTGATGAACTTCGTATGAAGTATCGTTATCTGGACCTGCGTCGAAGTGTGGTTCGTCAAAATCTGGAGCTTCGTCATAAAATGACTTTTGAAACTCGTCGCTATCTCGATGAAAGGAACTTCCTTGAGGTTGAAACTCCTGTACTTATTGGTTCTACACCTGAAGGTGCACGTGACTTTATTGTTCCTTCAAGAATGAATCAGGGTGAGTTTTATGCACTTCCACAATCACCTCAACTATTCAAACAGTTGTTGATGGTTTCAGGATTTGATCGCTATTTCCAGATTGTTAAATGTTTTCGAGATGAAGATTTAAGAGCTGACAGGCAGCCGGAGTTTACTCAAATCGACTGTGAGATGTCGTTCGTTAATCAGGAGGATGTTCTCAACATGTTCGAGGGCCTTACAAAGCATCTTTTCAAGAATATTAAAAATATTGAACTTCCGGATTTTCCCCGTATAAGCTATGCTGATGCAATGAAATTGTATGGTTCAGATAAACCTGATATTCGATTTGGTATGACTTTCACCGAAATCAAGGATTTAACAACTGGACAAGGTTTTGGGGTGTTTGATGATGCAGAATATGTTGCTGCAATTTGTGCAGAAGGGTGTGCTTCTTATACCCGCAAACAGGTTGATGAGCTGACTGATTTCGTGAAAAGACCTCAGGTTGGTGCTAAAGGTCTGATCTACGTCAGATATAATGAAGATGGTACAGTTAAATCTTCAGTAGATAAGTTTTATAGTGAGGAGATTCTTAAAACATGGATCGAAAGATGTGATGCAAAACCAGGTGACTTACTGCTTGTACTTGCAGGTGAAACTGAAAAAACGCAGAAACAGTTGAATGAACTTAGACTAGAAATGGGTAATCGTCTTGGTTTGAGAGATAAGAACGATTACAAATGCTTGTGGGTTGTTGACTTCCCTCTTCTTGAGAAAGATGAAGAGCTAGGTCGTTTCTTTGCCAAACATCATCCATTTACATCTCCTAAACCTGAGGATATTCCACTTCTGGACAGTGATCCAGGTGCTGTACGCGCAAATGCATATGATATGGTAATTAACGGAGTTGAAATTGGTGGAGGTTCTATTCGTATTCACGATAGCCAATTGCAGCAAAAGATGTTTTCTGTCCTTGGCTTTTCTGAAGAGCAGGCAGAATCACAATTTGGCTTCCTTATGAATGCTTTTAAATATGGTGCTCCCCCTCATGGAGGTATAGCATTTGGGTTGGATAGATTTGTATCGATATTCGCAGGACTTGACAGTATTCGTGATACTATTGCATTCCCGAAAAATACAGCTGGCCGTGATGTTATGATAGACGCACCTTCAAAAGTAGCACTGGAGCAGCTTGACGAACTAGGAATTATGCTTAAGCCTATTGAATCAAAATAA
- a CDS encoding ATP-binding cassette domain-containing protein, with translation MRDFVFTHIIKPFKDKWLKGFTLLTLWTIAFVALPSISGWFLAICSVVFVTANTAFAYLIPSAIIRLLSLFRTATRYFERLENHKTTLSVQQSLQLNIFKSIARLPFIKKQVNNNSSLLENSTHGVDQLLNHILLWILPFTALLLTIAVYFIFLLFFSRVIAIEFIISSAILLFLIPQIIFRRNRILSGKLKSLRVVNHQNLIQSFRGRIEISKYKLEDKAIDSHEKNRLKIEGLEKKLQFNSFNLQLIVGLGFSYIAAFLLWHSSKQPLDAPIAIGIFFGIMAQAELSEILFAGKSERSSVEQEAKDMEALFEEGSIPVKVIQVKSQLKLLSLKDIEAVIPDTTVHIGPISFDIRNSEWVAVYGKTGRGKSTLLNSLFYPEYRENGLITWNDEDELINLPVPTVIYVTQKAYLLTGTLRENFEGYPDEEIAKVLDMVDLTSWWIALPDGLDTWIGENGETLSGGQRKKLLLAQALLKRPQLLVVDEPTAGISTENAIEIFKNIRSDYPDISILMATHMKEFESVVDKVIRI, from the coding sequence ATGCGTGATTTTGTTTTTACACATATTATAAAGCCTTTCAAGGACAAATGGTTGAAAGGATTCACTTTACTGACATTATGGACTATCGCTTTTGTTGCTCTTCCTTCAATCTCAGGATGGTTCCTGGCAATATGCAGTGTAGTATTTGTAACTGCTAACACAGCTTTTGCTTATCTTATTCCGTCTGCAATAATACGCCTATTATCTCTATTTCGTACAGCTACTCGATATTTCGAACGTTTAGAGAATCATAAAACTACCTTAAGTGTTCAGCAGAGTCTTCAGCTGAACATATTCAAATCTATTGCACGACTGCCATTTATAAAAAAACAGGTTAATAACAACTCTTCATTGCTCGAAAACAGCACTCATGGAGTTGATCAGTTGTTAAATCATATACTTCTGTGGATATTACCCTTTACAGCTCTATTATTAACTATAGCTGTTTATTTTATATTTCTTCTGTTCTTTTCAAGAGTGATTGCAATAGAATTTATTATCTCTTCAGCAATTTTACTGTTTCTGATTCCTCAAATCATTTTTAGGAGAAACAGGATTTTAAGTGGAAAATTGAAGTCACTCCGTGTAGTTAATCATCAGAATCTTATTCAAAGTTTCAGAGGTAGGATAGAAATATCTAAGTATAAACTTGAAGATAAAGCTATTGATTCACATGAAAAGAATAGACTTAAAATTGAGGGGCTAGAAAAAAAGCTGCAGTTTAACTCATTTAATCTACAGCTTATTGTAGGCCTGGGCTTTAGTTATATAGCCGCTTTTCTGCTTTGGCATTCAAGTAAGCAACCATTGGATGCACCTATTGCAATTGGAATATTTTTCGGTATTATGGCACAGGCTGAACTTTCTGAAATATTATTTGCCGGTAAATCAGAGAGAAGTTCGGTAGAGCAAGAGGCGAAAGATATGGAAGCTTTATTTGAAGAGGGTTCTATACCTGTTAAAGTTATACAGGTGAAATCACAACTTAAATTATTAAGTTTAAAAGATATAGAGGCTGTTATTCCGGATACAACGGTACATATTGGTCCAATTTCATTCGATATCAGAAATAGTGAATGGGTTGCTGTATATGGTAAAACAGGCAGGGGTAAGAGCACTCTTTTAAATAGTCTATTCTATCCCGAATACAGAGAAAATGGGTTAATAACCTGGAATGATGAAGATGAACTTATAAATCTTCCTGTTCCTACTGTAATATATGTGACGCAGAAAGCTTATTTGCTAACCGGTACTCTACGTGAGAATTTCGAAGGTTATCCTGATGAAGAAATTGCAAAGGTTTTGGATATGGTGGATCTTACTTCATGGTGGATTGCTCTGCCTGATGGATTGGATACATGGATTGGAGAAAATGGTGAAACACTAAGTGGTGGTCAGAGGAAAAAACTGCTGCTTGCACAGGCTCTGCTTAAAAGACCTCAACTCCTTGTTGTGGATGAACCAACTGCCGGTATTAGTACTGAAAATGCTATTGAGATATTTAAAAATATCAGGTCTGATTACCCAGATATTTCTATCCTTATGGCTACTCATATGAAAGAGTTTGAGTCTGTTGTTGATAAGGTTATAAGGATTTAA
- a CDS encoding Gfo/Idh/MocA family oxidoreductase yields MTTRRNFIKKAAIGTAAASVGGVLPGFSAKSYNSIIGANDKIRMAAIGVNSRGNALAEGFANEKNCEVTYVCDVDNRAMDKCSLTVLKNGGNTPKQEKDIRKLLEYKDIDAVFIATPEHWHAPAALMAMKAGKHVYLEKPTGHNPAENEILMEAVKKYKVVAATGMQRRSWPNVINAVQEVRSGAIGDVFFSKCWYSNNRPSIGVGKATEVPEWLDWELWQGPAPRVSNYKDNYLHYNWHWFYNWGTGEAGNNGVHFIDVVRWAMGLTFPTAVNSSGGRYYYNDDWEFPDSQVINFEFGNEKLITWEGKSAHGRGIENSSVGAIFYGSEGSLVLGGGNAYKIYDKNDKEIKNVTSDMGFTAGDTINPTQLLDHYHFLNFLDGIRKGTALNADINVGCISSTLALLGNIAQRTKSSFMTNPVNGRILDNKEAQSMWGREYQKGWEMTI; encoded by the coding sequence ATGACTACCAGAAGAAATTTCATAAAAAAAGCTGCAATTGGAACTGCTGCTGCATCTGTTGGAGGTGTTTTACCCGGCTTTAGTGCAAAAAGTTATAATAGTATTATTGGTGCCAATGATAAAATCAGAATGGCCGCAATTGGTGTCAATTCACGTGGCAATGCATTGGCAGAAGGTTTTGCCAATGAAAAGAATTGTGAAGTAACCTATGTTTGCGATGTTGATAATCGTGCAATGGATAAATGCTCGTTAACTGTTCTCAAAAATGGAGGTAACACTCCAAAGCAGGAAAAGGATATTCGTAAGCTACTTGAATATAAAGACATTGATGCTGTTTTTATTGCAACTCCTGAACATTGGCATGCTCCGGCTGCATTAATGGCTATGAAAGCAGGAAAACATGTTTACCTTGAGAAGCCTACCGGTCATAACCCCGCAGAGAATGAAATTCTAATGGAAGCTGTAAAAAAATACAAAGTTGTTGCTGCAACGGGTATGCAACGCAGGTCGTGGCCAAACGTTATTAACGCTGTTCAAGAGGTTAGAAGCGGTGCAATAGGTGATGTCTTCTTCAGTAAATGCTGGTATTCCAATAATCGACCCTCAATTGGTGTTGGAAAAGCAACCGAGGTGCCTGAGTGGCTTGACTGGGAGTTGTGGCAGGGGCCTGCACCAAGAGTCTCAAACTATAAGGACAACTATCTTCACTATAACTGGCACTGGTTTTATAACTGGGGAACAGGAGAGGCAGGCAACAACGGTGTTCACTTTATTGATGTTGTACGCTGGGCAATGGGATTAACCTTTCCAACAGCTGTAAATTCGTCTGGTGGCAGATACTATTATAATGACGATTGGGAGTTTCCCGATTCTCAGGTTATTAATTTTGAATTCGGTAATGAAAAATTGATAACGTGGGAGGGCAAGAGTGCTCATGGCAGAGGGATAGAAAACTCTTCTGTTGGTGCAATTTTCTATGGAAGTGAGGGATCTCTGGTTTTAGGTGGTGGAAATGCATATAAAATATATGACAAAAATGATAAAGAGATAAAAAACGTTACAAGTGATATGGGATTCACTGCAGGTGACACAATCAATCCTACACAACTACTTGACCACTATCATTTTTTGAATTTTCTTGATGGAATTCGTAAGGGAACAGCTTTGAATGCCGATATAAATGTTGGTTGTATAAGCTCAACTTTAGCTTTACTAGGAAATATTGCACAAAGAACTAAAAGCTCATTTATGACCAATCCTGTGAATGGCAGGATACTTGATAATAAAGAGGCTCAAAGCATGTGGGGCCGTGAATATCAGAAAGGTTGGGAAATGACTATTTAG
- a CDS encoding Gfo/Idh/MocA family protein, protein MKTKALFIAILFGIITVSQAQNRIGIIGLDTSHSVAFTRFLNGDDKKEEFKDFRIVAAYPYGSKTIESSYKRIPEYIEQVKALEVEIVPSIADLLNKVDFVMLETNDGNLHLEQAYEVFKAGKTVFIDKPVGANLAQAIAIFELAKQYNVPLFTSSSLRYIEAAQKLRKGDYGEVIGADCYSPATYEPSHADLAWYGIHGVETLFTIMGEGCKAVNRMSSEGTDISVGLWEDGRIGTVRGMRTGKPEYGGQAFTAEGVLNVGPYIGYEPLLINILEFFKSGVSPVSEKETLEIFTYIEAADESKRKEGKIILMEETYKKGAEEAHRLIKCLK, encoded by the coding sequence ATGAAAACAAAAGCATTGTTTATAGCAATTTTATTCGGTATTATTACTGTTTCTCAAGCACAGAATAGAATCGGAATAATTGGTCTGGATACCTCTCATTCAGTTGCATTTACAAGATTTTTAAATGGAGATGATAAAAAGGAGGAATTTAAAGATTTTAGAATTGTAGCAGCTTACCCCTATGGTTCAAAAACTATAGAGTCCAGTTACAAACGTATCCCGGAATATATTGAACAGGTAAAGGCATTAGAGGTAGAAATAGTACCTTCTATTGCTGATCTATTAAACAAAGTTGACTTCGTTATGCTGGAAACGAATGATGGTAACTTGCATCTGGAGCAGGCTTATGAAGTGTTCAAAGCTGGGAAAACAGTATTCATAGATAAACCTGTAGGAGCCAATTTAGCTCAGGCAATAGCTATATTTGAACTGGCAAAACAGTATAATGTACCACTCTTTACTTCCTCTTCATTAAGATATATTGAGGCAGCACAAAAGCTAAGAAAAGGAGACTATGGTGAAGTAATCGGTGCTGACTGTTATTCACCTGCCACTTATGAGCCTTCTCATGCAGATCTGGCATGGTATGGCATACATGGCGTCGAAACACTATTTACTATTATGGGAGAAGGTTGTAAAGCTGTCAATAGGATGTCGTCAGAGGGAACAGATATATCAGTTGGATTATGGGAGGATGGCAGAATAGGGACAGTTAGAGGTATGCGTACAGGAAAACCTGAATATGGGGGACAAGCATTTACTGCCGAGGGTGTTTTAAATGTTGGTCCTTATATTGGTTATGAGCCTTTACTAATAAATATTTTGGAGTTTTTCAAGTCTGGAGTATCACCCGTTTCTGAAAAAGAAACTCTGGAGATCTTCACATATATTGAAGCAGCTGATGAAAGTAAAAGAAAAGAAGGAAAGATTATTTTAATGGAGGAAACCTATAAAAAAGGTGCTGAAGAGGCACATAGGTTAATTAAATGTCTTAAATAA